In Benincasa hispida cultivar B227 chromosome 8, ASM972705v1, whole genome shotgun sequence, the sequence AAGGATACAGCTTTGGAACATTTAAATTACTCTTCACGTCCACTTTGATTCACAACATTTAAATTATTGTAGAGTATCTTGCCCATTTTGTTTGTTTACAGAGCTATACGCTGAACATCACAACTGTGCAAGGTTTTGAAACTTTTATGTCAAGTTTGAGAAACAAATCATTCTCCCCAACTAAAGAAGACAGTGGTGTGGATCTTGTCCTAAGTTGTGTTGATAACTATGAAGCAAGGATGGCTGTTAATCAGGCAAGTTTCTCCAGTATCTACatatatatgaataaataaGACTGTACGTTTTTGTAATTTGACgttgatatttaaaatttggtATTGCAGGCTTGCAATGAGCTAAATCAGACATGGATGGAATCCGGTAAACAAGaaatattcttatttttatcatttgctTAGGAATAAATTTTTATACATGGTCCTCCCTTTGTATTTAGAAAGATTTCAACAAACTTAGCTTTTCATCCTTGAGAAAAAGAAGATGGATTTCAAAAAAGTTAGCTTTTTAGACTGCCCAATTATGGACAGATGGCTCATGCAAGTAGTATAGTTCTATTTTCACCAACTGACTACATAACACCGTGGATATTACTACTGGAAAAGGGCAGAGAAGCATCTCACCGTGGATATGTGTTTTGAGCTACATTTTAACCGGAAAAGTGGAGCTTGTGGTGATGCCTGATACTATGGGCTCATGATAATTCCAAACCCTtgttaaaacttaaaataacCCACTCTCAAGGAGTAGTCCTACttctgtttttttaatttaattaaaaaatatattataaaagtgATAAATGTGAACTAACTTGAACAGCTACCgccatttttattttacaagCCTAGTAGATATTTTAGAAGCATATGTTATGCTAGCTTCACAGAATCATATTTCAAATCCAAATAGGGTATACTGGCAACCATTCTTAGATTCActcatcctttttttttttttttttgatacaCGAGTGTTTGCGCAGCTTACGTGCATTTCGATTAATCTCATGGGACAACCCGTCTGATCCTACAATATTTGGATGTCAAAGAAACTCGTAGGATATTAAATTCTAGGTAGGTGGCCACCATGGATTGACCTCATCCCCTCTTAGCCCTTTATCAAACTCAATATCCTTTATTAACCACTAAGCCAACCCACGATGACTTAGATTCACTCATCtttatataatcatattttatatGAAAACAAAGATATGTAAAAAGAATGTTATaaattatacatatatttagtctgtaaactttaaattttgtgtttaataggttCTCGACATggtcaattttaaaattcattatattattagacataaaattgaattttgtgtttaataggaCCTTGacctttcattcttttttttatttcatttttttttccgagGCATTTGACCTTTCAATTTTGAGCCAAATATGTCTCGtgaattttgaaagtttagagatctAATTGACACTTAAAGTTCATAAATATTTTAGGGGAAAAATTAAGTTAGGAACCTATTACATAATTTTAAAGGTTTAGAGTCTTATTAAACATGATACTGAAAGCTCAAAGacaaaacttataatttaacctaaaaggaaataattaattacttttcgTGTATATCACTAAGAATTTTCAAGTTGGAGATTTTTTCAGGTGCTTCTTACATTGTACACCTATATCACTGAGTTTTTGTGAATTGGAGATTTGTTCAGGTGTTTCAGAGGATGCGGTTTCTGGTCATATTCAGTTGCTTATTCCCGGTGAAACTGCCTGTTTTGCTTGTGCACCTCCTCTGGTATTCCTTCTCTCTAATCAAGATCATGTATCAAGATCGTGAATGTTTGGAGATTTCTCAATGTTAGTATAGATGTGTTGATATGTATATTAACTACAATAGCTATGTTTCTGTTGTTTCTTAACTACAATAACTTAATTTATGTGGTTCACTTGATGGAGTTTTGTTTGATTTGTttgttgtttcttttgggtatccTTTCTTGTGCTCTCTTTTTAATATCATTTCTTATTTATGGAAgcgtttatttatttgttttctttgttCAGGTTGTAGCATCTGGCATAGATGAACGGACACTCAAACGAGAAGGGGTGTGTGCAGCATCTTTACCTACAACAATGGTATGGATTTTTCCCATCTCTTGTATAAACGTTTCTCCTTTAATCAAACACATAATTCCTAGGTTTtcttcaaataaattattttctaaaaccaTCAATTAACTTGTTTACATATTTAGCATTTAATGAGTAACAAAGAGTAAATGCAcaataattattagtttgaaatttatttaagaTCGAATCGGAAGTTAGCTAGGTGATAGGTCTTTAGATCGTGCCTATATGTTGTATGCTTGCATCAGTAGGTGTCCATATTTGTATAGATGCAAAACAAAACAGAATTGCTATTACTTATAatagataatttattttcatagtATCCTTCTCTTTGGTACAAGTGCCGTTGCTAACTTGCATACAGAACTAGGGGTGCTATACTAGATTCTTGAGAAAACCATAAACCTTTTCGTTATGGCATTTTCATTTCCATGTCTAGATTGCCTACTCAAATTGCCTTTTCTACTTTTAATATACAGGGTATATTTTAGGAATTGTATTTGTTATTTAGACACTCCCATCCTCGGTGAATCAGCTGTGAGCATAACTTTCAAACAATTTTTCATGTTCTTCAGCATCATTCTAAAATTTCTTTCAGCAAAAGTTCAATTAATTAGTAGATGaaaagatttctttttttttttttttttttgagaaagaaCTCGATTATTGTTTTGTTCTTCCAAAATTATCAACAAGTATATAAGAATATGACTACAATACCACTCTTATTAGCACTTCAAAACCCGTTTAAAAATGATAGGCTAGCCGTCTCTAGAGTTAAGTTTTTGATTTTCATGATTTGAAAGCCTTTTTCCATGGCATAATTCAAAGTTGGCTGCACTAATTAATGTTTCATATTCACATCTATGATTTcgttttttgttatatttttctgATTCTAGTAAGtgtaattttaaatggttttcAGGGAGTTGTTGCAGGCCTATTGGTGCAAAACACCCTCAAGTTCCTGCTAAAGTTTGGGCATGTTTCTCCATACTTGGTGAGTATAAATTGCTCCACTAATCTTTATTCATTCAAAAAGTTGTGATTATGAAGACAAACACCATATTAATAGGCCTTGCCAATCAACCAAATACGAACCAACCATTTAATCAACTAAAACAAGCTACTTAACCATCCTAAAACTAATTAGCATAAGCCAACTAATtcaacaaaatagaaaaactcAAACAGTTATTCTTAAGAAAAATTGATTGTTCCCTCTCTATCATCAATTTCGTATCTCAAAAAAGAGCTTGTGTTAGAGTTTCAGATTTAGCTGcaaaaaatatctaaaacaGTCGAGGAACCTTCTAAACAGAATTACTTATGATTGGGGTATCACTTAAAACtccaaattaataattgtataaaATCAAAATCCCAAACTTTTAgaagtgaatcaatttagaccatTTGATAGAGACTTAAAGTTCCATTTTAAAACCTTTAATGCATAATTGTCACACATGTATAAGACTTCTGTAAATGTTGGAATTAACTTAATATTAGAGAGATGTTGGAATCAAATGGATAGTACTGGTTTTCATCTTTTCGTCTTCCTTGGTTTTTATCTTTTCATCTTCCTTTATAACTCTACTTATGTGGGAAGAATTACATGATAATTGTTCTTACATTTTGTGTGAAAATTACTTTTGTTCAAATGACTCTGAGTTGATTTTAGATGCAATCGAGTGAAAATAGCAATATATCACTAAtgaagggtttaaattgattcacttatgaATGttaaggatttaaattgatacaattattaatttgaagttttaatTGGTACAACCTCCAAAGTAGTTTTTAGGgatatgaattaattttttccCCCCAAAATAAATCTAGTATTTTCGTGCTTGGTTTggctctcttttcttttttttttttttggttactGATTTTATTCATGGCAGGGATATAATTCCTTAAAAGACTACTTTCCGACCATGGAAATGAGGCCCAACCCTCAGTGTTCAAATGCGGCTTGTCTGGAAAGACAGGTAACTATAACCGTTGGATAAGTCAGTTAATCTCACGGTTCCTAAATTCTTATTGATTATGAATAATATCTGTGGTGCAGAAGGAATACATTATTGCAAAGCCTGCACGAGATGCTGCAGCTAAGGCAAAGATGGAAGCAGAAGCATCGACGGTTGAAGAAAttccgctgcatgctgataATGAATGGAACATAAGGTGCGGTAGCATAATTCATCAAAAATTGATCCAAAGTTTTTACGGATCATAGACACTGATATTCGAGATATTACCTTTAGCCAGAGTGTCTATGATGATTTCACCTTTGGTGTCTTAATTTCTTTACCGTTGATTTTTCAGTGTTGTTGATGATGTTGAGATTGAAATCGTGGGAGCAGCCAGTTCAGGTGATCTCTTATCCATCTATTTTAATTTCGGGATTTTCATTCTCGTTCTCTTTGGCCTCCCTCGTAGACCATGCAGCTGCTCCAGCAagttcttcattttcatttgttCTATGTCCACCATAATAATTGCTAATATTAAAGTCAAATTTGTGATGTTTTATGCCGGTAAATAGATTGGGACAACCTTTTTTAAAACGGAATTCAGTAAATATCAGATATCATCTTTGTTTCGCTGGTTATACGATTTGATATTGACCTTGAAGTTACTTTCAACTTTCAACAAGTGGAAATAGAGTTCATTTGTCGATTATTATTTCATAGCAGGATTCTGGTTCTTTTGTTGTGAAAATTCGACATTTCCATTTGTTCTGCATCTCAGAAGTATATCATTCTTTCATTTAATATTCAACATTGATTTGTTTTTCTTCGCAGATGCCCTTCCAGAAGGTCTTGTTCGCGAGCTTCCAAATGCAGATGAATCGCAGCATCCGCCTCCCGCAGAACCCGCAGCCCCTTCTTTAGATGATCTTGAAGATCTGAAGAGGCAACTTGAGGCCCTTAATTCTTGATCTCCAAATGTTAGTCAGCTCTCGCTCTCCTTTGGATATCACCATTTTGCTCTTCTTTGCAAATTGAATATGTTCATCCAGTTTGAGTTTTTGGGATACAATAGCACTCTAGGGGGTTCAACAGCCAACACCCTAAAAGAGGGAAAAACTACAGCAAAGGGTTACTGAATACTGACTGCTAACATTGTCACGCCAAAACATTTGGAGTTTGGACTACATTTTTGTTTGTCTTAAATTATGCAATTAACTTTGTAACATCGGTAGTTTGCCATTCATTTCAGTGCTAATGCTTCGAGAGTCGGTTTTCTTTTGACAGTTATTACTATTCTTCAAATTCGGAGGTTTTCTGATAGAACTCcaaatatattgaatataaatgtAACAAAACTATaagataaactaaaataattcaAGATATTTGGACCCTCCTAATCCACTAAAATCATTCTCAAGCCTTGATCCATTCTCCAAAAACTATTCTCCCTAACAAACTATTTAAATGATTACTAATAGACTCTTAATATGCCtctaatatcattcctatcatTTACCTAAATCATTTGGATTGTAGATATTATTTCATAGGTATGGATATTAAATGTCCAACATTTGAATGTCTGAGTTTTAAATGTCTAGGATAATTAATGTATGTGTTTTGATTTACAGAATAATTAAGgtctaaaaattaaatatgattatgTTTGATTTACCAATTTTgtatatagaaattaaaattaaataattatctaaTCAAATGTAAGAGAACAAGGTagtcataattaaatttaattacttaatatattatta encodes:
- the LOC120083622 gene encoding ubiquitin-like modifier-activating enzyme 5, producing MEVELKDIWNDLESLKQLLTDPSLRAPVDKLQLHLERLTNISKSVPVRRSKVKDMSAEVVDSNPYSRLMALQRMGIVENYERIREFSVAIVGIGGVGSVAAEMLTRCGIGRLLLYDYDKVELANMNRLFFRPEQVGMTKTDAAVQTLADINPDVILESYTLNITTVQGFETFMSSLRNKSFSPTKEDSGVDLVLSCVDNYEARMAVNQACNELNQTWMESGVSEDAVSGHIQLLIPGETACFACAPPLVVASGIDERTLKREGVCAASLPTTMGVVAGLLVQNTLKFLLKFGHVSPYLGYNSLKDYFPTMEMRPNPQCSNAACLERQKEYIIAKPARDAAAKAKMEAEASTVEEIPLHADNEWNISVVDDVEIEIVGAASSDALPEGLVRELPNADESQHPPPAEPAAPSLDDLEDLKRQLEALNS